The following are encoded together in the Desulfovibrio desulfuricans DSM 642 genome:
- the hmcE gene encoding sulfate respiration complex protein HmcE: protein MLDFITGPLFIISIAVFVVGLLVRAILYVRGLDARLERVAYRYHAERSIPGALASIFKWLIPGGTSGWRAQPVATILFFLLHFGAVLIPLFLLGHTVLLETYVGISLPSLPGGVADVLSIMALSGIALLALRRLSSPALRQLNSGQDWLILLLTFLPFATGLMARLDGGAYQTWMIAHVLSGELFLLLAPFTKLSHIVLFFMSRAQIGMDFAIKRGGATRGGAFPW from the coding sequence ATGCTGGATTTCATTACCGGACCACTTTTCATTATTTCAATTGCCGTATTTGTCGTCGGCCTGCTTGTACGCGCAATATTGTACGTGCGGGGTCTGGATGCACGCCTTGAGCGCGTGGCCTATCGCTACCATGCCGAGCGCTCCATCCCCGGCGCGCTTGCTTCCATTTTCAAATGGCTTATCCCTGGCGGCACCAGCGGCTGGCGCGCCCAGCCGGTTGCCACCATTCTTTTCTTTCTTTTGCATTTCGGCGCTGTGCTTATACCGCTGTTTCTTCTTGGGCACACGGTTTTGCTTGAAACCTATGTGGGTATAAGCCTGCCGTCGCTTCCCGGCGGCGTTGCCGATGTGCTTTCCATCATGGCTCTTTCCGGCATTGCTCTGCTCGCACTGCGGCGTCTTTCCTCACCGGCGCTCAGGCAGCTCAACAGTGGCCAGGATTGGCTTATTCTGCTTTTGACCTTCCTGCCCTTTGCCACGGGTCTTATGGCGCGCCTTGACGGTGGCGCCTACCAGACGTGGATGATAGCCCATGTGCTCAGCGGCGAACTGTTTCTTCTGCTGGCCCCCTTCACCAAGCTTTCGCACATTGTCCTCTTCTTTATGTCCCGTGCGCAGATCGGCATGGACTTTGCCATTAAAAGAGGCGGCGCAACGCGCGGCGGCGCTTTCCCCTGGTAA
- a CDS encoding cytochrome c3 family protein, whose amino-acid sequence MREKLIRFRTTLPCLLLLICGLAALPGAARGNELVPVTTPAVSKPEMPKVFFPHDKHVDAVEAKNGDCSTCHNMTDAGMSETLKDVTSVPAKKQVVYMHTACTDCHVKAGKGPRLVDCRVCHSERTASEFAGKKK is encoded by the coding sequence ATGCGGGAAAAACTTATCAGATTCAGAACCACTCTCCCCTGCCTGTTATTATTGATCTGCGGCCTGGCGGCATTGCCCGGCGCGGCGCGTGGCAACGAGCTTGTGCCCGTTACCACGCCCGCCGTGAGCAAGCCAGAGATGCCCAAGGTCTTTTTTCCCCATGACAAGCATGTGGACGCAGTGGAGGCCAAGAACGGCGACTGTTCAACCTGCCACAACATGACAGATGCAGGCATGTCTGAAACCCTCAAGGACGTAACATCGGTTCCGGCGAAAAAGCAGGTTGTTTACATGCACACAGCCTGTACCGATTGCCACGTCAAAGCTGGCAAGGGCCCGCGTCTTGTGGACTGCCGAGTCTGCCACAGCGAACGCACCGCATCTGAGTTTGCCGGCAAGAAGAAATAG